Within the Salvia hispanica cultivar TCC Black 2014 chromosome 4, UniMelb_Shisp_WGS_1.0, whole genome shotgun sequence genome, the region CAACAGTGAGGCCAACACATTTCCCTCTTTCAGTAAATTGatcaaacacaaaacaaacaGTGCCCCAACACTTCAAAATCCCATGAAactccaaaattaattcaaaaacacaCATCAAAAAGTTACCTTCTCGCCCCTCTCGATGTACTTAACAGCAATAAGCTCCCCCGTGAGGCGATCCCTCATCAACCGGGCGACGCCGAAATTACCCGACCCGATATCCCTAACCAGCTCATACCTATCGCTATCATGCATGATCGGCAAGTCCATCCCCGGCGGTCGATCCATCCCGAATTCGTTTAATTCCCCAAACCAATCGCCGCAATCAAGCAGCAGCTCGCATTAACACCAATAAAATAAGGCGAGAAATtgcccaaaatagaaaaaggtacGTGGCGCGAGATGAATGAGGGAAGGAGGAGTTCAGGTGAGCAGTGATGGAGATAGGTTAGCAGCATGCCCTCGTGAAGAACTCACACCTCACCACCAATAATTTGACCATAAGTTTCCTCCTTTTTTATCGGATTTCCATGATCGCAGCACGTCACTTTATTGGCCTTAAAATAAAGTGGAGTCTGTGTGTGTAGTGAGCTTTGTGTGACAGAGAGGTGAGGCTGAGAGATTttgttggattatttttttattattcagaaaaaaaGGGAATCGTTGTTGTTGCGGTGCTGGCGTATGCATTGCATTAGCGTTAAATGGCTGCACCTAAAAAAGGAACAAGGGGCTAATTTAACGGCACGTGTCATGAGATGGTTGGGCCGCCATGGATCTCTTCTGggctttcttttttttgggcCTAGCGTGTATAGTCTGATCATAGACAATTTTTTCCGCGGtcactaattaataaagaattctaaaaataaaatagattccGTCCGTTCTACTAACACGGAGAAGTTCCAACGTAATTGcgttatttaaaataatattattttattttattctctattaatttatttatcatccATTTAAcgtactatttttaaattctatgttaaaaatgaaatatacttcaattaacaaggaacaaatgtagtaaaatttaattgcaCAACCAATTTTTAAGTAGCTTGATTTATTGGCTATACGTTTAATTTTGAACTCTCTACATTGAGAAGCTTGGCGAGATGATCATCCGCAATGGGGTCTCGCCATGTCTCATCTAAGTGAGACGAGATTGAGCCAAAATGGCTCGTCCATTGCAGGTGCCTTTATTTCCTAAAGGCCTAAACTAAATGGGTCTTTGAGCCTTTTACAACCTGTGTTTCATGATggatatgaaattatatttagtgaaaaaattaattctttaaatcatgaagttaATATCTTTgaactggaaaaaaaaagattttttgtttaaatttatacttacTTTGTCCACCAAAAATAGCTTTATGGGTGGTATTTAaactttacttattttaatctgttttataatgttttctctcaacttatttaaaaaaaagaattaattattaacgCATAGAAAAAGTTAAAGTAAGACAGTTAAACTTTATCCGATGCAAGTGATGTAAGtgtacataaaatattaaaagtaataAGACAATTAAACTTTATCCGATGCAAGTGATGTAAGtgtacataaaatattaaaaataagttactCACTCATATAAAAGAACTCGTGAGACTGAAATGCTATCCacactaatataaatatataagacATAATTATTACTAAGTCCATGTGATATAACaatatcttaattaataataatatatgaaaattgcttgtgaaataataaatttttatttgtcccaCACCTTAAAAATTTAGGTGTCATGAATGAATAATgacatatgtatatattaatatgacGATGTGAACGATTAAACATCATGTTTaagaaagttttaaaaaattatctcccttctctctctattcTATTTGTTGCCCTTATAACCTGTTGCCCGACCGTCATTAAGTTTTAGCTCAAAGTTGAGTTCTTTATAACATGACATCATTTTTGTTCACTGGACAACCTTTACACATAGACTTACCATCTCCCAGTTAAACTCCAATTTTCTATTCTATGTACagtgattttataattttggtcaaaaacATTATCCTTTGAATTTTTACATCACGAACAAATGAAAAGACTCCAGATTTAGTccattagagagagaaactatGCATCCCTATTAGTCGAGCCATTCCcccactttctctctccctcacaCACATCAAAGGCATGAATATTTGTCTCATTCGAGACGCAGCGGCGAGCGGTTGTTGTTGCAAGTTGCAATGCTTCTAAGTTTCCATTGCATCACTCATCAAATTACACCTTTACACACCCTCACTTCCTTCCCTCACCACCACCGCCTCTCCACTCTCTCCCTCCCCTCCAAACCCTACCCGAGATTCCCCCTTCCACTTCTCGCCTCTTCCTCCGCATCTGTATCCCGCATCTCAGAAGAGGAAATATTAATCGATTACCACTTTTATGGAGACAACGGAGAGGAGAATTTCGGTTTCAATAGCTCGTTTGAGTTGGCTGAGGTGAAGCGGTTTCAGTCTCCGGTGGTTGAGGTAAAGGAGCTGGAGGAGCTGCCGGACCAGTGGCGGAGGTCGCGATTGGCGTGGCTGTGCAAAGAGCTTCCGGCGCATAGGACTCCTACATTTATTCGGGTTCTCAATGCTCAGCGGAAGTGGATTAGGCAGGATGATTGCACTTATATTGCTGTCCATTGTATGCGTATTCGTGAAAACGAGTCGGCATTCAGGGTAAATTttacctctctctctccttacatttgaatatatatttggtTTTATTCTTTGCATAGTTTGTTGAACCTTatagtttgattaaaattggaaatgacaaaatgtccATGAAATTGTTGCAGCTGTGAACTGATTTAAGTTTACAAAAATGTTGATTTAGTTTGTGCACGCTGCTTGTTTCTAGCTCACCTTATGTTGgtacatttttgaaaaactatttACTGACCTATGCAGTGTAGTAATTCTTGCTTGTGGATGGGGCTATAGTAGTGTAGTGTGGGGAAGTCCTAGATTATGTGTGATTCTACCTGACCGTGCGTGATTCTCATGGTTTAGGTGTATAAATGGATGGTGCAGCAACATTGGTTTCAATTTGATTTCGCCCTTGTAACCAAATTAGCTGATTACATGGGAAAGGAGCGAAAATACTTGAAATGCCGTGAACTATATAATGATATAGTTAACCAGGGTCTAGTTCCTAATGAATCCACATTTCATATCCTGATTGTTGCCTACCTTAGTTCATCTGGTCCAAGTTGTCTGGAGGAAGCATGTAGCATTTACAATCAAATGATTCACTTGGGAAATTACAAGCCCCGACTTAGCTTGCACAACTCTCTGTTTAGGGCTCTTGTGAGCAAAACTGGTGGCTCTTTTAAACATCATCTTAAACAAGCAGAGTTTATCTATCAAAATCTGACAACATGTGGATTAAAAGCACATAATGATATTTATGGTGGACTTATCTGGCTCCATAGTTATCAAGACATAATAGATAAAGAAAGAATTGTATCATTAAGAAAGGATATGAAATCAGCTGGTATTGAAGAGAGTACAGAAGTTCTCGTGTCAGTGTTGAGAGCTTGTGCTAAGGATGGAGATCTTGCAGAAGCTGAAAGTATTTGGACAAAGCTTCTTTCTTCCAATAGTAAACCTCCACCTCAAGCTTTTGTGTATCTAATGGAGGTCTATTCAAGGGCAGGGAAGCCAATGGGATCCCTTGAAACATTCAGGGTTATGCAAGAACAGTGTTCACCAAATGTTGTGTCATACTACAAAATCATTGAGGTATTGTGCAAAGCTAAAGAGACGGAGCTAGCAGAGTCTCTTATGGATGAGTTCATAAATAGTGGCATGAAGTCCTTGACACGGTCTTTTATAGATATGATGACTATGTACACCAATTTAAGCTTGCACGATAAAGTGGAATCCACTTTCTTCCGGTGCCTGGAAGAATGTCATCCCAATCAGACAGTGTATTATCTGTACTTGGATTCTTTGGTGCAAACCGGCAATCTTGATAAGGCAGAACTGATCTTCAGCCAAATGCATGCTGATGAGGCAATTGGTGTGGATGTCAAATCATGCAACAACATCTTGAGGGGCTATCTAACTTATGAGCAGCATGCTAAGGCAAGAAAGATATATGATTTGATGTgtcaaaagaaatataaaattgaatcttcCTTGTTAGAGAAGCTAGATCATGTCCTGAGTTTGAGCGTGAAGGAAGCCAGAAAATCATCAATCTTGAAGCTTAGCCAAGAGCAGAGAGAAATCCTGATAGGTCTACTATTGGGCGGTTTAAGGGTTAAATTAGATGATGAAAAAAGGAGTTACgcaattgattttgtatttagGGAGGGCAACAAGATCCATTCCTTTCTGAAAAGACATATACACAACCAATTTCATGAATGGCTAGCTCGTAAAGTGCAGGTTGATGACAACAATGGTGATATTCCATGTCAGTTTACAACCATACCCCACTCTTGTTTTCAGTTGTATGCCGACCAGTTCTGGCCTCAAGGCCTACCTGTGATTCCTAAGCTAATCAACCGGTGGCTAACACCTCGTGTTCTTGCATATTGGTATATGTATGGGGGTTACAGGACTTCATCTGGAGACATTTTGTTGAAGCTGAAGTTCAATAAAGAGGATGTTACGCGGATTGCCAAAACAATCAAGGCAAAATCATTGAATTGCCGTGTCAAAAGAAGAGGGAGAGTTTTCTGGATGGGTTTTCTTGGAACTGATGCCACTGAGTTTTGGAAACTAACTGAACCTTTTGTGCTAGCAGATCTGAGAGATTCTCTTGAAGCGAATCATGAGTCTCTAGATGGGAGGTCCGGGCTCGAAAACGTAGCTTTTAGTAGCGATTCAGATGCTGATGATGGTAACACTTCTGATCAAAGCGACGATTAAGGTACACATAATATCCTATAACGATATGGATCTTTTGTGTCCAACTTGTGTTTGTTTGAGACCATGTTTTTGATCTGGGTGTCATAAATAATCCTCCCCTGCCCGATAATATAATGCATTGTAAAAATGTTTTGTCATGAAGAGTAGTAATGTAATTAGGCAGGAAGTTCTACAGTTGTACATAGTGGAAGAGAGAGAATTCGGTGTGAGCCAAACtgttatgtgattgattaatATTATAGATATTGCAAGGTGTTCCTAGATATTATTGCTTAGCTTTGGATAAACTAAATGTTATACGGAGTAATATTCTGTGAAAATTCCTTAGTTGGAAGTGAATGTGGTATTCCTCGTATAATATTCCCAggttattttaatactccaaCTGCCCTTCGGGTCGGGGTTTcaacctttttttcttttctttcaagACTATCTCAGTACGAAATTGGAATTAAATGCTAACAATTGATTCTAGAAGTGAAAGTATGAAAAAGTGGGATAAAAGGCTTTGAAATGGCATAATACACTAGTAGTACATGATTGATTGGTCCGGATCACCTACAACTTTTCCTACAACATCCTCTATTCCACTCctcacaaacataaataatggGCCCaccatcaaattttatatttgtgagGGGTAGAGTAGGGGATGTTGTATGAAAAATTGTAGGTGATCCGGATTGCATGATTGATTGAGTACTTTCACCTTCACACTAATGGAGTCGCCTTTGTAGGGTTGAGCATTTgctttattaataaaaaaaatgttgtagATTGGTATAAGTATTTCATAAGAATAcaaattgataaaagaattttaataaGGTAGCGTGGGACCTAATATATTCGAATGGTATGAAGCAGAGCCGTTGAATATGCGGCGAATGGATTCCAATCCCATTGGCTGCCACATGTCTCCACGGCCGCCAGAGAAGAACTGTGTTATCGCTGTCTTATATT harbors:
- the LOC125220154 gene encoding pentatricopeptide repeat-containing protein OTP51, chloroplastic-like isoform X3, encoding MLLSFHCITHQITPLHTLTSFPHHHRLSTLSLPSKPYPRFPLPLLASSSASVSRISEEEILIDYHFYGDNGEENFGFNSSFELAEVKRFQSPVVEVKELEELPDQWRRSRLAWLCKELPAHRTPTFIRVLNAQRKWIRQDDCTYIAVHCMRIRENESAFRVYKWMVQQHWFQFDFALVTKLADYMGKERKYLKCRELYNDIVNQGLVPNESTFHILIVAYLSSSGPSCLEEACSIYNQMIHLGNYKPRLSLHNSLFRALVSKTGGSFKHHLKQAEFIYQNLTTCGLKAHNDIYGGLIWLHSYQDIIDKERIVSLRKDMKSAGIEESTEVLVSVLRACAKDGDLAEAESIWTKLLSSNSKPPPQAFVYLMEVYSRAGKPMGSLETFRVMQEQCSPNVVSYYKIIEVLCKAKETELAESLMDEFINSGMKSLTRSFIDMMTMYTNLSLHDKVESTFFRCLEECHPNQTVYYLYLDSLVQTGNLDKAELIFSQMHADEAIGVDVKSCNNILRGYLTYEQHAKARKIYDLMCQKKYKIESSLLEKLDHVLSLSVKEARKSSILKLSQEQREILIGLLLGGLRVKLDDEKRSYAIDFVFREGNKIHSFLKRHIHNQFHEWLARKVQVDDNNGDIP
- the LOC125220154 gene encoding pentatricopeptide repeat-containing protein At2g15820, chloroplastic-like isoform X1, yielding MLLSFHCITHQITPLHTLTSFPHHHRLSTLSLPSKPYPRFPLPLLASSSASVSRISEEEILIDYHFYGDNGEENFGFNSSFELAEVKRFQSPVVEVKELEELPDQWRRSRLAWLCKELPAHRTPTFIRVLNAQRKWIRQDDCTYIAVHCMRIRENESAFRVYKWMVQQHWFQFDFALVTKLADYMGKERKYLKCRELYNDIVNQGLVPNESTFHILIVAYLSSSGPSCLEEACSIYNQMIHLGNYKPRLSLHNSLFRALVSKTGGSFKHHLKQAEFIYQNLTTCGLKAHNDIYGGLIWLHSYQDIIDKERIVSLRKDMKSAGIEESTEVLVSVLRACAKDGDLAEAESIWTKLLSSNSKPPPQAFVYLMEVYSRAGKPMGSLETFRVMQEQCSPNVVSYYKIIEVLCKAKETELAESLMDEFINSGMKSLTRSFIDMMTMYTNLSLHDKVESTFFRCLEECHPNQTVYYLYLDSLVQTGNLDKAELIFSQMHADEAIGVDVKSCNNILRGYLTYEQHAKARKIYDLMCQKKYKIESSLLEKLDHVLSLSVKEARKSSILKLSQEQREILIGLLLGGLRVKLDDEKRSYAIDFVFREGNKIHSFLKRHIHNQFHEWLARKVQVDDNNGDIPCQFTTIPHSCFQLYADQFWPQGLPVIPKLINRWLTPRVLAYWYMYGGYRTSSGDILLKLKFNKEDVTRIAKTIKAKSLNCRVKRRGRVFWMGFLGTDATEFWKLTEPFVLADLRDSLEANHESLDGRSGLENVAFSSDSDADDGNTSDQSDD
- the LOC125220154 gene encoding pentatricopeptide repeat-containing protein OTP51, chloroplastic-like isoform X2, whose protein sequence is MLLSFHCITHQITPLHTLTSFPHHHRLSTLSLPSKPYPRFPLPLLASSSASVSRISEEEILIDYHFYGDNGEENFGFNSSFELAEVKRFQSPVVEVKELEELPDQWRRSRLAWLCKELPAHRTPTFIRVLNAQRKWIRQDDCTYIAVHCMRIRENESAFRVYKWMVQQHWFQFDFALVTKLADYMGKERKYLKCRELYNDIVNQGLVPNESTFHILIVAYLSSSGPSCLEEACSIYNQMIHLGNYKPRLSLHNSLFRALVSKTGGSFKHHLKQAEFIYQNLTTCGLKAHNDIYGGLIWLHSYQDIIDKERIVSLRKDMKSAGIEESTEVLVSVLRACAKDGDLAEAESIWTKLLSSNSKPPPQAFVYLMEVYSRAGKPMGSLETFRVMQEQCSPNVVSYYKIIEVLCKAKETELAESLMDEFINSGMKSLTRSFIDMMTMYTNLSLHDKVESTFFRCLEECHPNQTVYYLYLDSLVQTGNLDKAELIFSQMHADEAIGVDVKSCNNILRGYLTYEQHAKARKIYDLMCQKKYKIESSLLEKLDHVLSLSVKEARKSSILKLSQEQREILIGLLLGGLRVKLDDEKRSYAIDFVFREGNKIHSFLKRHIHNQFHEWLARKVQVDDNNGDIPCQFTTIPHSCFQLYADQFWPQGLPVIPKLINRWLTPRVLAYWYMYGGYRTSSGDILLKLKFNKEDVTRIAKTIKAKSLNCRVKRRGSERFS